In Taeniopygia guttata chromosome 23, bTaeGut7.mat, whole genome shotgun sequence, the following are encoded in one genomic region:
- the TRIM63 gene encoding E3 ubiquitin-protein ligase TRIM63 isoform X1, producing the protein MDFQGGILQDGNPMESLEKQLICPICLEMFSKPVVILPCQHNLCRKCANDVFQAANPYWQSRGSVISGGRFRCPSCRHEVLLDRHGVYGLQRNLLVENIIDIYKQECSSRPLKKGEHPMCKEHEDERINIYCVTCEVPTCSMCKVFGAHKDCEVAPLQSVFQGQKTELNNCISMLVAGNDRIQTIISQLEDSCQSTEENSEAAKRELCARFDALAALLEEKKAELLQRISQEQADKTAFIQSLICQYKEQLEKSSRLVETAVQAAEETGGAAFLMNAKQLIKTIVEASKGGRLEKIEQGYESMDAFSVSLEHLAEAVRALDFEPAEEDEEYFDGEEEEVEENAAPERTVMASL; encoded by the exons ATGGATTTCCAAGGCGGTATCCTGCAGGATGGCAACCCCATGGAGAGCCTGGAGAAGCAGCTCATCTGTCCCATCTGCCTGGAGATGTTCAGCAAGCCCGTGGTgatcctgccctgccagcacaaCCTCTGCCGCAAGTGTGCCAACGATGTCTTCCAG GCTGCCAACCCGTACTGGCAGAGCCGGGGCAGTGTGATTTCGGGGGGTCGGTTCCGGTGCCCCTCGTGCCGCCACGAGGTGCTGCTGGACCGCCACGGTGTCTATGGGCTGCAGAGGAACCTGCTGGTGGAGAACATCATCGACATCTACAAGCAGGAGTGCTCCAG CAGGCCACTGAAGAAGGGGGAGCACCCCATGTGCAAGGAGCACGAGGACGAGCGGATCAACATCTACTGCGTCACCTGCGAGGTGCCCACCTGCTCCATGTGCAAAGTCTTCGGTGCCCACAAGGACTGCGAGGTGGCCCCTCTGCAAAGCGTCTTCCAGGGACAGAAG ACTGAGCTGAACAACTGCATCTCCATGCTGGTGGCGGGGAACGACCGGATCCAGACCATCATCTCCCAGCTGGAGGACTCCTGCCAGAGCACCGAG GAGAACAGCGAGGCGGCCAAGCGGGAGCTCTGCGCTCGCTTTGACGCGCTGGCAGcgctgctggaggagaagaaggCGGAGCTGCTGCAGCGCATCTCTCAGGAGCAGGCGGACAAGACCGCCTTCATCCAGAGCCTCATCTGCCAGTacaaggagcagctggagaagtCCAGCCGGCTGGTGGAGACCGCCGTCCAGGCAGCCGAGGAGACCGGGGGGGCcgccttcctcatg aaCGCCAAGCAGCTGATAAAAAC CATCGTGGAGGCCTCCAAGGGCGGTCGGCTGGAGAAGATCGAGCAGGGCTATGAGAGCATGGACGCCTTCTCCGTCAGCCTGGAGCACCTCGCCGAGGCCGTGCGCGCCCTGGACTTCGAGCCCG cagaggaagatgaggaaTACTTTGAtggggaggaagaagaggtggAAGAGAACGCGGCGCCCGAGAGGACAGTGATGG CTTCCCTGTAG
- the EXTL1 gene encoding exostosin-like 1: MQTRKKYIFLTFLASWLLLFFFGGDQLRRFAFFSGRKAEARRSWPRWTDRSLLKSFAEPEELQRDGDPSLLSPRERRAAWLSGSRGSRCRMETCFDLSRCERHGFKVFTYPQERGQPVSETYSKILSSIERSRYHTLKPEEACLFILSIDTLDRDHLSGQFVRDVGEKIRSFPLWNGGRNHLIFNLYSGTWPGYTGDLGFDSGQAMLAKASFDTSSFRPGFDISIPLFPREHPQRGGDGGWLRHDSLPPKKKYLLVFKGKRYLTGIGSGTRNALHHIHNGKDIISLTTCKHGKDWEKHKDTRCDKDNVDYERFDYQELLHNSTFCIVPRGRRLGSFRFLEALQAACIPVLLSDGWELPFAEAIDWGKAAVVGSERLLLQIPSALRCIPPERVLAFQQQTQFLWDAYFSSVDKIVHTTLEIIKDRLSPHRSRSRFLWNALPGGLLVLPDFSTHLGDFPFYHLRLGYSPSEKFTAFIRAVSQAGSLSQPILRLIQAVSGSQHCAKIVVLWSCEKPPPPSWKWPQSSVPLSVIQGRRGLSDRFFPFGAIQTDAVLSLDEDTNLSTSEVDFAFSVWRSFPERIVGFPTRSHFWDPEQGRWGCTSKWTNELSMVLTAAAFYHRYYHSLFTEYLPAGLRELVDGLAACEDILMNVLVAAVTKLPPIKVTQRKQHKEGVAQQAGCGDGAAGTPQPGQRSPRRFSQRQDCLNQLADWFGYMPLVSSQLRLDPVLFKDQVSVLRKRYPSLERP; encoded by the exons ATGCAGACCAGgaagaaatacattttcctgACTTTCCTTGCCTCTTGGctcctgcttttcttcttcGGAGGGGATCAGCTGCGCCGTTTCGCTTTCTTTTCGGGGAGGAAAGCAGAAGCCCGGAGGAGCTGGCCCCGCTGGACGGATCGCTCCCTCCTCAAAAGCTTTGCAGAGCccgaggagctgcagagggatggggacccatccctgctgtccccccgggagcggcgggcggcGTGGCTGAGCGGCTCCAGGGGCAGCAGATGCCGGATGGAAACCTGCTTCGACCTCTCCAGGTGCGAGAGGCACGGCTTCAAAGTGTTCACCTACCCCCAGGAGCGGGGCCAGCCCGTGTCAGAGACCTACAGCAAAATCCTCAGCTCCATCGAGCGCTCCCGCTACCACACGCTGAAGCCCGAGGAAGCCTGTCTGTTCATCCTCAGCATCGACACGCTGGACCGTGACCACCTCTCGGGCCAGTTTGTGCGGGATGTGGGTGAGAAAATCCGCAGTTTTCCACTCTGGAACGGCGGCCGCAACCACCTCATCTTCAACCTCTACTCAGGCACGTGGCCCGGCTACACCGGTGACCTGGGCTTCGACAGCGgccaggccatgctggccaAAGCCAGCTTCGACACGAGCAGCTTCAGGCCTGGCTTCGACATCTCCATCCCCCTGTTCCCCAGGGAGCACCCGCAGCGTGGTGGGGACGGGGGGTGGCTGCGCCACGACTCGCTGCCCCCCAAAAAGAAATACCTGCTGGTGTTCAAGGGGAAGCGGTACCTGACCGGCATCGGCTCCGGCACGCGGAACGCGCTGCACCACATCCACAACGGGAAGGACATCATCTCCCTCACCACCTGCAAGCACGGCAAGGACTGGGAGAAGCACAAGGACACGCGCTGTGACAAGGACAACGTCGACTATGAAAG GTTTGActaccaggagctgctgcacaaCTCCACCTTCTGCATCGTGCCCCGGGGCAGGCGCTTGGGCTCCTTCCGCTTCCTCGAGGCTCTGCAG GCCGCCTGCATCCCGGTGCTGCTGAGTgatggctgggagctgcccttcGCCGAGGCCATCGACTGGGGCAAAGCTGCTGTGGTGGGCAGCGagaggctcctgctgcag ATCCCCTCTGCCCTGCGCTGCATCCCCCCGGAGCGTGTGCTGGCCTTCCAGCAGCAGACCCAGTTCCTGTGGGATGCCTACTTCTCCTCCGTGGACAAGATCGTGCACACCACGCTGGAG ATCATCAAGGACCGTCTGTCTCCGCaccgctcccgctcccgcttCCTCTGGAACGCGCTGCCCGGGGGGCTCCTGGTCCTGCCCGACTTCTCCACCCACCTCGGGGATTTTCCCTTCTACCACCTGCGCCTCG GCTACAGCCCCTCCGAGAAGTTCACGGCGTTCATCCGGGCGGTGTCGCAGGCAGGGTCGCTGTCGCAGCCCATCCTCAGGCTCATCCAAGCCGTGTCTGGATCCCAGCACTGCGCCAAG ATCGTGGTCCTGTGGAGCTGCGAGAAGCCACCACCCCCGAGCTGGAAATGGCCCCAGAGCAGCGTGCCCCTGAGCGTCatccagggcaggaggggg CTCAGCGACCGCTTCTTCCCCTTCGGGGCCATCCAGACGGACGCGGTGCTGAGCCTGGACGAGGACACCAACCTCTCCACCAGCGAG GTGGATTTCGCCTTCTCGGTGTGGCGCAGCTTCCCCGAGCGCATCGTGGGCTTCCCCACGCGGAGCCACTTCTGGGACCCCGAGCAGGGGcgctggggctgcacctccaaATGGACCAACGAGCTCTCCATGGTCCTCACCGCCGCCGCCTTCTACCACAG GTACTACCACAGCCTCTTCACCGAGTACCTgcccgcggggctgcgggagctGGTGGACGGGCTGGCCGCCTGCGAGGACATCCTGATGAACGTCCTGGTGGCCGCTGTCACCAAGCTGCCACCCATCAAGGTGACCCAGCGCAAGCAGCACAAGGAGGGGGTGGCCCAGCAAGCGGGGTGCGGCGATGGGGCTGCGGGGACCCCCCAACCCGGGCAGAGGAGCCCCCGGCGCTTCTCCCAGCGGCAGGACTGCCTCAACCAGTTGGCCGACTGGTTTGGCTACATGCCCCTGGTGTCCTCCCAGCTGCGCCTCGACCCTGTCCTCTTCAAGGACCAGGTGTCCGTCCTGCGCAAGAGATACCCGAGCCTGGAGAGGCCGTGA
- the PDIK1L gene encoding serine/threonine-protein kinase PDIK1L encodes MVSSQPKYDLIREVGRGSYGVVYEAVVRRTCARVAVKKIRCHAPENVELALREFWALSSIKSQHPNVIHLEECILQKDGMVQKMSHGSSSSLYLQLVETSLKGEIAFDPKSAYYLWFVMDFCDGGDMNEYLLSRKPSRRTNTSFMLQLSSALAFLHKNQIIHRDLKPDNILISQGRAHAGDPEPTLKVADFGLSKVCSASGHNPEEPVSVNKCFLSTACGTDFYMAPEVWEGHYTAKADIFALGIIIWAMLERITFVDTETKKELLGSYVKQGTAIVPVGEALLENPKMELLIPVKKKSMNARMKQLIKEMLAANPQDRPDAFELELRLVNIAFKDSSWDT; translated from the exons ATGGTGAGTAGCCAGCCTAAGTACGATCTAATTCGGGAGGTTGGTCGTGGCAGTTATGGTGTGGTGTACGAAGCGGTCGTCAGGAGGACCTGTGCCCGCGTGGCCGTCAAAAAGATCCGGTGCCACGCTCCCGAGAACGTGGAACTGGCTCTGCGCGAGTTCTGGGCCCTTAGCAGTATCAAGAGCCAGCACCCCAACGTCATTCACCTGGAGGAGTGCATCTTGCAGAAAGATGGCATGGTGCAGAAGATGTCCCAtggctccagctcctccctgtaTTTACAG CTCGTAGAAACCTCATTAAAAGGAGAAATAGCCTTTGACCCCAAAAGTGCTTATTACCTGTGGTTTGTGATGGATTTCTGTGACGGGGGAGACATGAACGAGTACCTGCTGTCCCGCAAGCCCAGCCGCAGGACCAACACCAGCTtcatgctgcagctcagcagcgCCCTGGCCTTCCTGCACAAGAACCAGATCATCCACCGCGACCTCAAGCCCGACAACATCCTCATCTCGCAGGGCCGCGCGCACGCCGGCGACCCCGAGCCCACGCTGAAGGTGGCGGATTTTGGGCTGAGCAAGGTGTGCTCGGCCTCGGGGCACAACCCCGAGGAGCCGGTCAGCGTCAACAAGTGCTTCCTGTCCACCGCCTGCGGCACCGACTTCTACATGGCCCCCGAGGTGTGGGAGGGCCACTACACGGCCAAGGCCGACATCTTCGCCCTGGGCATCATCATCTGGGCCATGCTGGAGAGGATCACCTTCGTGGACACCGAGACCaagaaggagctgctgggcagctaCGTCAAGCAGGGCACGGCCATCGTGCCCGTGGGCGAGGCGCTGCTGGAGAACCCCAAGATGGAGCTGCTGATCCCCGTGAAGAAGAAGTCCATGAACGCCCGCATGAAGCAGCTGATCAAGGAGATGCTGGCGGCCAACCCGCAGGACCGGCCCGACGCCTTCGAGCTGGAGCTGAGGCTGGTCAACATCGCCTTCAAGGACAGCAGCTGGGACACGTGA
- the FAM110D gene encoding protein FAM110D — MVPLGSPALAVCASGNLRLVAPGRGSPLAWLNRSPECPQGPGGSGGRRASAVERLEADKAKYVKSQQVISRRQEPALRGSPRLSPHGRRLLARQPCGELCPAAELGRDGPRKLPCPQSPVARRSGSRRLLRPDSLIIYRQKRDCLAGDKENTKGSGLVRRLFQGPLRPPGSPPASPPGEGAPRSPQTPMLWAPADREAARTPGGASGGDSSGIFPSVPTEQPPGAPGKEPLALRVSLPLSEQERFFNYCGLDRALVELLGRERFGPAGWDSGSARPGSCESEPGRASGGSRGDAEPGEEEPEPRPGSAVSVVERNARVIKWLYGCQRAWAAAKESTV; from the coding sequence ATGGTGCCCTTGGGCAGCCCCGCTCTCGCCGTCTGCGCCTCCGGCAACCTGCGCCTCGTGGCCCCGGGCCGCGGCTCGCCCCTGGCCTGGCTGAACCGGAGCCCCGAGTGcccgcagggcccggggggcagcgggggcCGCCGGGCCAGCGCCGTGGAGCGCCTGGAGGCCGACAAGGCCAAGTACGTCAAGTCGCAGCAGGTGATCAGCCGGCGGCAGGAGCCGGCGCTGCGGGGCTCGCCCCGGTTGTCCCCGCACGGCCGGCGGCTGCTGGCCCGGCAACCGTGCGGGGAGCTGTGCCCGGCGGCGGAGCTCGGCCGGGACGGGCCCCGCAAGCTGCCGTGCCCACAGTCCCCCGTGGCGCGCCGCAGCGGCAGCAGGCGCCTGCTCCGACCGGACTCGCTCATCATCTACCGCCAGAAACGGGACTGCCTGGCCGGGGACAAGGAGAACACCAAAGGCTCCGGGCTGGTGCGGCGCCTCTTCCAGGGACCCCTCAGACCGCCCGGCTCGCCCCCCGCCAGCCCGCCGGGCGAGGgagccccccggagcccccagacccccatgCTGTGGGCGCCTGCCGACAGGGAGGCGGCACGGACACCGGGAGGGGCCAGCGGCGGTGACAGCAGTGGCATCTTCCCCTCGGTGCCCACGGAGcagccccccggtgcccccgggaAGGAGCCGCTGGCTCTGCGCGTGTCGCTGCCGCTCTCGGAGCAGGAGCGGTTCTTCAACTACTGCGGGCTGGACCGGGCGctggtggagctgctgggccGGGAGCGCTTCGGGCCGGCGGGCTGGGACagcggctcggcccggcccggctcctgCGAGTCCGAGCCCGGGCGGGCCTCGGGGGGCAGCCGGGGGGACGCGGAGCCGGGCGAGGAGGAGCCGGAGCCCCGGCCGGGCTCCGCCGTCTCGGTGGTGGAGCGCAACGCCCGCGTCATCAAGTGGCTCTACGGCTGCCAGAGAGCCTGGGCGGCCGCCAAGGAGTCCACGGTGtga
- the SLC30A2 gene encoding proton-coupled zinc antiporter SLC30A2 isoform X2, whose amino-acid sequence MAAGDEKRHLLSEGTGGNHAGAARKDGHGGMEPGLELGTRRGQHCHARGAGAHPGQQRRARRKLYLAAGICLFFMVGEAVEILGALLSVLSIWVVTGVLVYLGAQRLLSGDYDIEGGVMLITSACAVAVNIVMGVALHQTGHGHSHGAGGEQPSASVRAAFVHVVGDLLQSLGVLIASYIIFFKPEYKFVDPICTFLFSALVLGTTLTILRDVLLVLMEGTPRGMDFNAVRETLLAVRGVEAVHSLHIWALTAAQPLLSVHIAINAAASAQEVLDEASSRLQSTFRFHSTTIQVESYSEEMRHCRECQPPRD is encoded by the exons ATGGCAGCGGGCGACGAGAAGCGGCACCTCCTGAGCGAGGGCACCGGCGG GAACCACGCGGGGGCTGCGCGCAAGGATGGGCACGGCGGGATGGAGCCCGGCCTGGAGCTGGGCACGCGGCGTGGGCAGCACTGCCACGCGCGGGGGGCCGGTGCCCACCCCGGCCAGCAGCGGCGGGCACGAAGGAAGCTCTACCTGGCCGCTGGCATCTGCCTCTTCTTCATGGTGGGCGAAGCCGTGG AGATCCTGGGGGCTCTGCTCTCCGTGCTCTCCATCTGGGTGGTGACAGGGGTCCTGGTCTACCTGGGGGCCCAGCGGCTGCTCTCGGGGGACTACGACATCGAGGGCGGGGTGATGCTCATCACCTCGGCCTGTGCCGTGGCCGTCAACATCGT GATGGGGGTGGCTCTGCACCAGACGGGGCACGGGCACAGCCACGGGGCGGGCGGTGAGCAGCCCAGCGCCAGCGTCCGCGCCGCCTTCGTGCACGTCGTGGGGGACCTGCTGCAGAGCCTCGGCGTCCTCATCGCCTCCTACATCATCTTCTTCAAg CCCGAGTACAAGTTCGTGGATCCCATCTGCACCTTCCTCTTCTCTGCGCTGGTGCTGGGGACGACACTGACCATCCTCAGGGACGTCCTCCTCGTCCTCATGGAGG GGACCCCCCGAGGGATGGATTTCAACGCCGTGAGGGAGACGCTGCTGGCGGTGCGGGGCGTGGAGGCCGTGCACAGCCTGCACATCTGGGCTCTGACAGCGGCCCAGCCGCTGCTCTCGGTGCACATCGCCATCA ACGCGGCTGCCAGCGCGCAGGAGGTGCTGGACGAGGCCAGCTCCCGGCTGCAGAGCACCTTCCGCTTCCACAGCACCACCATCCAGGTGGAGAGCTACTCCGAGGAGATGCGGCACTGCCGGGAGTGCCAACCCCCCCGCGACTGA
- the SLC30A2 gene encoding proton-coupled zinc antiporter SLC30A2 isoform X1, whose translation MAAGDEKRHLLSEGTGGNHAGAARKDGHGGMEPGLELGTRRGQHCHARGAGAHPGQQRRARRKLYLAAGICLFFMVGEAVGGYLAHSLAILTDAAHLLTDFASIMISLFALWVSSRPPTKTMNFGWHRAEILGALLSVLSIWVVTGVLVYLGAQRLLSGDYDIEGGVMLITSACAVAVNIVMGVALHQTGHGHSHGAGGEQPSASVRAAFVHVVGDLLQSLGVLIASYIIFFKPEYKFVDPICTFLFSALVLGTTLTILRDVLLVLMEGTPRGMDFNAVRETLLAVRGVEAVHSLHIWALTAAQPLLSVHIAINAAASAQEVLDEASSRLQSTFRFHSTTIQVESYSEEMRHCRECQPPRD comes from the exons ATGGCAGCGGGCGACGAGAAGCGGCACCTCCTGAGCGAGGGCACCGGCGG GAACCACGCGGGGGCTGCGCGCAAGGATGGGCACGGCGGGATGGAGCCCGGCCTGGAGCTGGGCACGCGGCGTGGGCAGCACTGCCACGCGCGGGGGGCCGGTGCCCACCCCGGCCAGCAGCGGCGGGCACGAAGGAAGCTCTACCTGGCCGCTGGCATCTGCCTCTTCTTCATGGTGGGCGAAGCCGTGG GCGGGTACCTGGCACACAGCCTGGCCATCCTGACGGACGCTGCCCACCTGCTGACGGACTTTGCCAGCATCATGATCAGCCTCTTTGCACTCTGGGTGTCCTCACGGCCCCCCACCAAAACCATGAACTTCGGATGGCACCGGGCAG AGATCCTGGGGGCTCTGCTCTCCGTGCTCTCCATCTGGGTGGTGACAGGGGTCCTGGTCTACCTGGGGGCCCAGCGGCTGCTCTCGGGGGACTACGACATCGAGGGCGGGGTGATGCTCATCACCTCGGCCTGTGCCGTGGCCGTCAACATCGT GATGGGGGTGGCTCTGCACCAGACGGGGCACGGGCACAGCCACGGGGCGGGCGGTGAGCAGCCCAGCGCCAGCGTCCGCGCCGCCTTCGTGCACGTCGTGGGGGACCTGCTGCAGAGCCTCGGCGTCCTCATCGCCTCCTACATCATCTTCTTCAAg CCCGAGTACAAGTTCGTGGATCCCATCTGCACCTTCCTCTTCTCTGCGCTGGTGCTGGGGACGACACTGACCATCCTCAGGGACGTCCTCCTCGTCCTCATGGAGG GGACCCCCCGAGGGATGGATTTCAACGCCGTGAGGGAGACGCTGCTGGCGGTGCGGGGCGTGGAGGCCGTGCACAGCCTGCACATCTGGGCTCTGACAGCGGCCCAGCCGCTGCTCTCGGTGCACATCGCCATCA ACGCGGCTGCCAGCGCGCAGGAGGTGCTGGACGAGGCCAGCTCCCGGCTGCAGAGCACCTTCCGCTTCCACAGCACCACCATCCAGGTGGAGAGCTACTCCGAGGAGATGCGGCACTGCCGGGAGTGCCAACCCCCCCGCGACTGA
- the TRIM63 gene encoding E3 ubiquitin-protein ligase TRIM63 isoform X3, with the protein MDFQGGILQDGNPMESLEKQLICPICLEMFSKPVVILPCQHNLCRKCANDVFQAANPYWQSRGSVISGGRFRCPSCRHEVLLDRHGVYGLQRNLLVENIIDIYKQECSSRPLKKGEHPMCKEHEDERINIYCVTCEVPTCSMCKVFGAHKDCEVAPLQSVFQGQKTELNNCISMLVAGNDRIQTIISQLEDSCQSTEENSEAAKRELCARFDALAALLEEKKAELLQRISQEQADKTAFIQSLICQYKEQLEKSSRLVETAVQAAEETGGAAFLMNAKQLIKTIVEASKGGRLEKIEQGYESMDAFSVSLEHLAEAVRALDFEPEEDEEYFDGEEEEVEENAAPERTVMASL; encoded by the exons ATGGATTTCCAAGGCGGTATCCTGCAGGATGGCAACCCCATGGAGAGCCTGGAGAAGCAGCTCATCTGTCCCATCTGCCTGGAGATGTTCAGCAAGCCCGTGGTgatcctgccctgccagcacaaCCTCTGCCGCAAGTGTGCCAACGATGTCTTCCAG GCTGCCAACCCGTACTGGCAGAGCCGGGGCAGTGTGATTTCGGGGGGTCGGTTCCGGTGCCCCTCGTGCCGCCACGAGGTGCTGCTGGACCGCCACGGTGTCTATGGGCTGCAGAGGAACCTGCTGGTGGAGAACATCATCGACATCTACAAGCAGGAGTGCTCCAG CAGGCCACTGAAGAAGGGGGAGCACCCCATGTGCAAGGAGCACGAGGACGAGCGGATCAACATCTACTGCGTCACCTGCGAGGTGCCCACCTGCTCCATGTGCAAAGTCTTCGGTGCCCACAAGGACTGCGAGGTGGCCCCTCTGCAAAGCGTCTTCCAGGGACAGAAG ACTGAGCTGAACAACTGCATCTCCATGCTGGTGGCGGGGAACGACCGGATCCAGACCATCATCTCCCAGCTGGAGGACTCCTGCCAGAGCACCGAG GAGAACAGCGAGGCGGCCAAGCGGGAGCTCTGCGCTCGCTTTGACGCGCTGGCAGcgctgctggaggagaagaaggCGGAGCTGCTGCAGCGCATCTCTCAGGAGCAGGCGGACAAGACCGCCTTCATCCAGAGCCTCATCTGCCAGTacaaggagcagctggagaagtCCAGCCGGCTGGTGGAGACCGCCGTCCAGGCAGCCGAGGAGACCGGGGGGGCcgccttcctcatg aaCGCCAAGCAGCTGATAAAAAC CATCGTGGAGGCCTCCAAGGGCGGTCGGCTGGAGAAGATCGAGCAGGGCTATGAGAGCATGGACGCCTTCTCCGTCAGCCTGGAGCACCTCGCCGAGGCCGTGCGCGCCCTGGACTTCGAGCCCG aggaagatgaggaaTACTTTGAtggggaggaagaagaggtggAAGAGAACGCGGCGCCCGAGAGGACAGTGATGG CTTCCCTGTAG
- the TRIM63 gene encoding E3 ubiquitin-protein ligase TRIM63 isoform X2, whose translation MDFQGGILQDGNPMESLEKQLICPICLEMFSKPVVILPCQHNLCRKCANDVFQAANPYWQSRGSVISGGRFRCPSCRHEVLLDRHGVYGLQRNLLVENIIDIYKQECSRPLKKGEHPMCKEHEDERINIYCVTCEVPTCSMCKVFGAHKDCEVAPLQSVFQGQKTELNNCISMLVAGNDRIQTIISQLEDSCQSTEENSEAAKRELCARFDALAALLEEKKAELLQRISQEQADKTAFIQSLICQYKEQLEKSSRLVETAVQAAEETGGAAFLMNAKQLIKTIVEASKGGRLEKIEQGYESMDAFSVSLEHLAEAVRALDFEPAEEDEEYFDGEEEEVEENAAPERTVMASL comes from the exons ATGGATTTCCAAGGCGGTATCCTGCAGGATGGCAACCCCATGGAGAGCCTGGAGAAGCAGCTCATCTGTCCCATCTGCCTGGAGATGTTCAGCAAGCCCGTGGTgatcctgccctgccagcacaaCCTCTGCCGCAAGTGTGCCAACGATGTCTTCCAG GCTGCCAACCCGTACTGGCAGAGCCGGGGCAGTGTGATTTCGGGGGGTCGGTTCCGGTGCCCCTCGTGCCGCCACGAGGTGCTGCTGGACCGCCACGGTGTCTATGGGCTGCAGAGGAACCTGCTGGTGGAGAACATCATCGACATCTACAAGCAGGAGTGCTCCAG GCCACTGAAGAAGGGGGAGCACCCCATGTGCAAGGAGCACGAGGACGAGCGGATCAACATCTACTGCGTCACCTGCGAGGTGCCCACCTGCTCCATGTGCAAAGTCTTCGGTGCCCACAAGGACTGCGAGGTGGCCCCTCTGCAAAGCGTCTTCCAGGGACAGAAG ACTGAGCTGAACAACTGCATCTCCATGCTGGTGGCGGGGAACGACCGGATCCAGACCATCATCTCCCAGCTGGAGGACTCCTGCCAGAGCACCGAG GAGAACAGCGAGGCGGCCAAGCGGGAGCTCTGCGCTCGCTTTGACGCGCTGGCAGcgctgctggaggagaagaaggCGGAGCTGCTGCAGCGCATCTCTCAGGAGCAGGCGGACAAGACCGCCTTCATCCAGAGCCTCATCTGCCAGTacaaggagcagctggagaagtCCAGCCGGCTGGTGGAGACCGCCGTCCAGGCAGCCGAGGAGACCGGGGGGGCcgccttcctcatg aaCGCCAAGCAGCTGATAAAAAC CATCGTGGAGGCCTCCAAGGGCGGTCGGCTGGAGAAGATCGAGCAGGGCTATGAGAGCATGGACGCCTTCTCCGTCAGCCTGGAGCACCTCGCCGAGGCCGTGCGCGCCCTGGACTTCGAGCCCG cagaggaagatgaggaaTACTTTGAtggggaggaagaagaggtggAAGAGAACGCGGCGCCCGAGAGGACAGTGATGG CTTCCCTGTAG